A genome region from Ralstonia solanacearum K60 includes the following:
- the rraA gene encoding ribonuclease E activity regulator RraA — protein MTTMIPVTDLCDAHEDQLASGAVRVLVPVFRSFGKRAAFAGPAATLKVFEDNGLVRAVLEQPGGGRVLVVDGGGSLRCALVGGNLGKLAEDNGWEGVLVNGCVRDTRELAECNVGVHALAAHPRKSVKKNQGERDIGVQMPGAYILPGEWIYGDEDGVLVAREKLHD, from the coding sequence ATGACGACGATGATTCCCGTGACCGACCTGTGCGACGCGCACGAAGACCAACTCGCCAGCGGCGCCGTGCGCGTGCTCGTGCCGGTGTTCCGCAGCTTCGGCAAGCGGGCCGCCTTTGCCGGGCCGGCCGCCACGCTCAAGGTGTTTGAAGACAACGGCCTGGTGCGCGCCGTGCTGGAGCAGCCGGGCGGCGGCCGTGTGCTCGTCGTCGACGGCGGCGGCTCGCTGCGCTGCGCGCTGGTGGGCGGCAACCTCGGCAAGCTGGCTGAGGACAACGGCTGGGAGGGCGTCCTCGTCAACGGCTGCGTGCGCGACACCCGCGAACTCGCCGAATGCAACGTCGGCGTGCATGCGCTGGCCGCGCATCCGCGCAAAAGCGTCAAGAAGAACCAGGGTGAGCGCGACATCGGCGTGCAGATGCCCGGTGCCTACATCCTCCCGGGCGAGTGGATCTACGGCGACGAAGACGGCGTGCTGGTCGCGCGGGAGAAGCTGCATGACTGA
- a CDS encoding gamma-glutamylcyclotransferase family protein, with protein MTEAVHVFVFVYGTLRAGEANDLCLAAARRGIAEPKLIGHATLHGRLYDFGAYPGLVPDPTGTAVRGDVYRIDPGLVPVLDEIEEVYPGGDALFLRETHTVMLGSEPLDCVVYPVEAAQAAGRHVITGGDWVAYRQAREQSVRARGAPGPG; from the coding sequence ATGACTGAGGCCGTCCACGTTTTCGTCTTCGTCTACGGCACGCTGCGCGCGGGCGAGGCCAACGACCTGTGCCTCGCCGCGGCCCGGCGCGGCATCGCAGAACCGAAACTGATCGGCCATGCGACGCTGCACGGCCGGCTGTATGACTTCGGCGCCTACCCCGGCCTGGTGCCGGACCCGACCGGCACCGCCGTGCGCGGCGACGTCTACCGCATCGACCCCGGGCTCGTGCCGGTGCTGGATGAAATCGAAGAGGTCTATCCCGGCGGCGATGCGCTGTTCCTGCGCGAGACCCACACCGTGATGCTGGGCAGCGAGCCGCTCGATTGCGTCGTCTACCCGGTCGAAGCCGCGCAGGCGGCGGGGCGGCACGTCATCACCGGGGGGGATTGGGTGGCCTACCGGCAGGCGCGGGAGCAGTCCGTCCGGGCTCGCGGCGCTCCCGGACCGGGTTGA
- a CDS encoding thiamine pyrophosphate-binding protein: METAVARPASAQSAQHASHPVPRHGGQILVDALIAHGTDFAFGVPGESYLAVLEGFYQRRDRARFIVCRQEGGAANMADAYGKLTGRPGIAFCTRGPGATNASIGVHTAFQDSTPLILFIGQVGRDCVDREAFQEIDYRRMFGQMAKWVAQIDSVERIPEYIARAFQTATAGRPGPVVLALPEDMLTEVAAVADVPPMPRAMAWPAPHDLARLKALLERAERPLVLLGGSGWTPQAAARLQAFAERWQLPVGCVFRRQDLFDNRHPNYAGDVGIAINPKLAARVREADVVLAIGTRLGEVATSGYTLFDVPRPKPTLIHVHAGAEELGRVYQADLMIQAAMPAIAEALDGVAPEAAPRWQAWTAAAHADYLANIAPPPFAGRGIDLAQAMQWLRERLPRNAILTNGAGNYATWLHRFYQYGPLAAGTRTQLAPTSGAMGYGAPAAVAAKIVCPQTPVICLAGDGCFLMNGQELATAMQYDAPVIFIVVNNGMYGTIRMHQERAYPEHVSGTELRNPDFAALARAYGAEGYTVRSLESFQAAMEAALAAPVATVIEVQTDPEIISPRATVQSLRAQARG; this comes from the coding sequence ATGGAGACAGCCGTTGCCCGCCCCGCATCCGCCCAATCGGCCCAGCACGCATCCCATCCCGTGCCCCGGCATGGCGGACAGATCCTGGTCGATGCCCTGATCGCCCATGGCACGGACTTCGCCTTCGGCGTGCCGGGCGAGAGCTACCTCGCCGTGCTGGAGGGCTTCTACCAGCGGCGCGACCGCGCGCGCTTCATCGTGTGCCGGCAGGAGGGCGGGGCCGCCAACATGGCCGACGCCTACGGCAAGCTGACCGGCCGCCCCGGCATCGCGTTCTGCACGCGCGGCCCGGGGGCGACCAATGCCAGCATCGGCGTGCATACCGCGTTCCAGGATTCCACGCCGCTGATCCTCTTCATTGGCCAGGTCGGCCGCGACTGCGTCGACCGCGAGGCTTTCCAGGAGATCGACTATCGCCGCATGTTCGGCCAGATGGCCAAGTGGGTCGCACAGATCGACAGCGTCGAGCGCATCCCGGAATACATCGCGCGCGCGTTCCAGACCGCGACGGCGGGGCGCCCCGGGCCGGTGGTGCTGGCGCTGCCCGAAGACATGCTGACCGAGGTCGCTGCCGTGGCCGATGTGCCGCCGATGCCGCGCGCGATGGCGTGGCCCGCGCCGCATGACCTGGCGCGGCTCAAGGCGCTGCTGGAGCGCGCCGAGCGCCCGCTGGTGCTGCTGGGCGGCTCCGGCTGGACGCCACAGGCCGCCGCGCGCCTGCAGGCGTTTGCTGAGCGTTGGCAGTTGCCGGTGGGCTGCGTGTTCCGCCGGCAGGACCTGTTCGACAACCGCCACCCGAACTACGCCGGCGATGTCGGCATCGCCATCAACCCCAAGCTGGCGGCGCGCGTGCGCGAGGCGGACGTGGTGCTCGCCATCGGCACGCGCCTGGGCGAGGTGGCGACCTCGGGCTATACGCTGTTCGACGTGCCGCGCCCGAAGCCGACGCTGATCCACGTGCACGCCGGCGCCGAAGAACTGGGCCGCGTCTACCAGGCGGACCTGATGATCCAGGCCGCCATGCCCGCCATTGCCGAGGCGCTGGACGGCGTCGCGCCCGAGGCCGCGCCGCGCTGGCAGGCCTGGACCGCAGCCGCGCACGCGGACTACCTCGCCAACATCGCGCCGCCGCCGTTCGCCGGGCGGGGCATCGACCTGGCCCAGGCCATGCAATGGCTGCGCGAGCGGCTGCCGCGCAACGCTATCCTGACCAACGGCGCCGGCAACTACGCCACCTGGCTGCATCGCTTCTATCAGTACGGGCCGCTGGCCGCCGGCACGCGCACGCAGCTGGCGCCGACCAGCGGAGCGATGGGCTACGGCGCGCCGGCCGCCGTGGCCGCCAAGATCGTCTGCCCGCAGACCCCGGTGATCTGCCTGGCCGGCGACGGCTGCTTCCTGATGAACGGGCAGGAGCTGGCGACCGCCATGCAGTACGACGCGCCGGTGATCTTCATCGTGGTCAACAACGGCATGTACGGGACCATCCGCATGCACCAGGAGCGCGCGTATCCGGAGCACGTGAGCGGCACCGAGCTGCGCAACCCGGACTTCGCCGCGCTGGCGCGCGCCTACGGCGCCGAGGGCTACACCGTGCGTTCGCTGGAGAGCTTCCAGGCTGCGATGGAAGCGGCGCTGGCGGCGCCGGTGGCCACCGTCATCGAAGTGCAGACCGACCCCGAGATCATCAGCCCGCGCGCGACCGTCCAGTCGCTGCGCGCGCAGGCGCGCGGCTGA
- a CDS encoding type III effector protein, with the protein MVKLTSNTPYVPPEPSAPLLPEGGFPLEPSQPGGSPRAYSPSRSSAGIALSDLGELAAMKLNGGSAADMASMPRRRQLPPAPSGPSKVQYLQEMPIGILQHAASFLDPRSRRALSTVSSTMNQAARASQTHMQAWNKAMLGKLHLYPNLQSLRLRGNITLDELKKLPPTLRHLDLGECDPASGAKSQAAIEYLATLPLESLNVKGARIGDRGAQLLAGNRSLKTLNVADGGIGVVGCAALKDSPALESLDMSGNRIGGQGAEHLAGSQSIKTLRLCCCGVTDPGIPALAKNNQLTSLDVSGNYLGNEALKELAASPSLSELDVSCNRPHTPARQQQKEYEGELTAYALAEGMMVRATPLTSLKADGNWFNDHAAQWLSAPPAGTVSISLKNNLIGADGAKHLSTNDTFKAIDLTQNKIGDKGVKALAGSKSLTTLAVRNCLVKDAGVEALARNHTLKSLDLGNLVTETGNEAEQAGYDKTANEITAAGAKALAKNRSLTSLSVQGNLCGDDAVIALAKNRTLTSLNVAFTSMTPAAVPELARNPVLTSLSVRWNYDLGPQGIEELAKSQSLTSLDARDTSMGEAGAKALEKNIRITGTPDDPNFIRDSYRD; encoded by the coding sequence ATGGTCAAGCTCACCTCCAATACGCCTTATGTTCCTCCGGAGCCATCCGCACCTCTGTTGCCGGAGGGCGGTTTCCCGCTGGAGCCAAGCCAGCCGGGCGGGTCGCCGCGGGCTTACTCGCCCTCCCGTTCGTCGGCCGGGATTGCGTTGTCGGACCTGGGCGAGCTGGCTGCAATGAAGCTGAATGGTGGATCGGCGGCGGACATGGCGTCCATGCCGCGCCGCCGCCAACTGCCTCCCGCGCCTTCCGGGCCCTCCAAGGTGCAGTACCTCCAGGAGATGCCGATCGGGATACTGCAGCATGCAGCCAGCTTCCTGGACCCCCGGTCCAGGCGGGCGCTGAGCACGGTGAGCTCCACCATGAATCAAGCCGCCCGAGCGAGCCAGACGCACATGCAGGCCTGGAACAAGGCGATGCTTGGCAAGTTGCACCTCTATCCCAATCTGCAAAGCCTGCGTCTGCGGGGCAACATCACGCTCGATGAGCTGAAAAAGCTTCCTCCGACGTTGCGCCACCTCGACCTGGGCGAGTGCGACCCCGCCAGCGGGGCCAAATCGCAAGCCGCGATCGAGTATCTCGCCACCTTGCCGCTTGAATCGCTCAATGTGAAGGGCGCCCGGATCGGCGACCGCGGCGCACAGTTGCTTGCCGGCAACCGCTCGCTCAAGACGCTCAACGTAGCGGATGGCGGGATCGGCGTGGTGGGCTGCGCAGCGCTGAAAGACAGCCCGGCGCTTGAGTCGCTCGACATGAGCGGCAACCGGATCGGCGGCCAGGGCGCGGAGCATCTGGCGGGCAGTCAGTCGATCAAGACGCTGCGCCTGTGCTGCTGCGGCGTCACCGATCCGGGGATCCCGGCGCTGGCGAAAAACAACCAACTGACCTCGCTCGACGTGAGCGGGAACTACCTCGGTAACGAGGCGCTCAAGGAGCTGGCCGCCAGCCCCTCGCTGAGCGAGCTCGATGTCAGTTGTAACCGACCGCACACGCCGGCGCGGCAGCAGCAGAAGGAGTATGAGGGGGAGTTGACGGCATACGCACTGGCCGAAGGGATGATGGTGCGCGCTACACCGCTCACCTCGCTCAAGGCGGATGGAAACTGGTTTAACGATCACGCGGCGCAATGGCTGTCGGCCCCCCCGGCCGGGACGGTCTCGATCTCGCTGAAAAACAACCTGATCGGGGCCGACGGTGCCAAGCATCTGTCCACAAACGATACGTTCAAAGCGATCGATCTGACCCAGAACAAGATCGGCGATAAGGGCGTGAAGGCGCTGGCGGGCAGCAAGTCGCTGACGACGCTTGCCGTGCGCAATTGCCTCGTGAAGGACGCCGGCGTCGAGGCGCTGGCGCGCAATCACACGCTGAAGTCACTCGACCTGGGCAACCTGGTCACCGAAACAGGAAACGAGGCGGAGCAAGCCGGTTACGACAAAACCGCCAATGAGATCACCGCAGCAGGAGCCAAGGCCCTGGCCAAGAACCGTTCGCTGACTTCGCTCAGCGTGCAAGGCAACCTATGCGGTGACGATGCTGTCATCGCGCTGGCGAAGAACCGCACGCTGACCTCGCTGAACGTGGCCTTCACCAGCATGACGCCAGCGGCCGTGCCGGAGTTGGCCCGCAATCCGGTGCTCACCTCGCTCAGCGTGCGCTGGAATTACGATCTTGGCCCGCAGGGGATAGAGGAACTGGCCAAGAGCCAGTCGCTCACTTCGCTCGATGCGCGCGATACCAGCATGGGCGAGGCGGGAGCCAAGGCGCTGGAGAAGAACATCCGCATCACGGGCACGCCCGACGACCCCAATTTCATCCGCGATTCGTACCGGGACTGA